A genomic segment from Diadema setosum chromosome 11, eeDiaSeto1, whole genome shotgun sequence encodes:
- the LOC140235203 gene encoding uncharacterized protein: MTSVNCFQGKGDKNSSKVLAPPGGKSNDIFGFANEPADPPPQRRQKATQPPPFAQHTYDQGPAKPCKPVSSFNPLTGEPYGASPNQQPARSDPQPPPQQQPKQQQQSNTVGRQQTQAQSSSPPQHAAGTSSGEPTHTSIKIYNPPGGKSSISF; this comes from the exons ATGACCTCTGTTAACTGCTTCCAAGGAAAAGGAGATAAGAACTCTTCCAA AGTTCTTGCCCCACCAGGTGGCAAGTCCAATGATATCTTTGGGTTTGCAAATGAGCCAGCAGACCCCCCTCCACAGAGGAGGCAGAAGGCTACTCAGCCCCCGCCTTTTGCCCAGCACACTTACGACCAAGGTCCTGCTAAACCCTGCAAACCTGTCT cttcctttaacccattgactGGTGAGCCATATGGAGCATCGCCAAACCAGCAACCTGCACGGTCAGACCCACAACCACCCCCACAACAGCAGCCAAAGCAGCAACAACAGTCCAACACTGTGGGAAGACAGCAGACGCAGGCTCAGTCTTCATCGCCTCCACAGCACGCAGCCGGCACCAGCAGCGGCGAGCCAACGCACACCAGCATCAAGATATACAACCCTCCTGGTGGCAAGTCCAGCATCTCCTTCTAA